From the Mahella australiensis 50-1 BON genome, the window GTAGTAGCAATTATATCTAGAGGCTTAATTAATTTGTTACTGTTGCCTTATAAATTTGTTCACAGTAGGCATAAAAATTTTAAATAATAGAAGGATTTTTGAGATTTGTGGCGAATATATTAATATATAAACATTAGACAAGCTGGAGAGGAAAATGAAAAAGCGAAAGAAATTTTTGCGCATAGGCTTGCTGCTTTTGCTTATAGGGTATGTGTCTGCGATGTTGATAAATCAACAAACGCAGTTCAATTACATACGTTCCCAGAAGCAACAGGTTTCTGAGCAGATAGCAGAGCTGAAGGAAGAAAACCAACGATTAGAACGCCAAATCGATCTATCCAATACCGACGAGTATATTGAAAGAGTGGCACGGGAGCAGCTTGGCATGGTTAAGGATGGAGAAGTGAGATACCTAGATGATTCTGAATTGGGCAAATAAGTTTCTTAGGTTAATGCAAGACGACGCCCCGTTATAGAACTGGTTATTTTTATATTGTATATAAACATTAGTGTTAAATAAAAAAAGGAGGATAATCTCATTTTATGACCTTACAAGTGGGGAATATAGTTGATGGCACAGTGTCTGGAATAACCAAGTTTGGAGCCTTTATTAAATTGCCCGATGGCAGTACAGGTTTGGTCCATATATCTGAAATAGCGGATTTTTACGTTGCCGATATAAAGGATCAATTAAAAGAAAACGATAGGGTTAGGGTAAAGGTATTGTCGATAGGCGATGACGGCAAGATCCGTTTATCGATAAAAAAAGCCAAACAGCCAGAGAATGTATCAATAAATAACCAAAATAAAGAACAAGCGCTATCCTTTGAGGATAGGCTGGCCCAATTCTTAAAAGATAGTGAAGAAAGGTTGAATGATTTGAAGCAGAATCAAGAGGCCAAGCAACGCGGCGGATATAGCAGGCGTTATGTATAATGGGGAGGGTGCCAATAAGTATAACGATAAATTTTTAAGGATCGCTTAAGCGGTCCTTTTTATATTGTCCTGTAAATTGGTTAAATTATCGTTAAGTTATTGCGAATTTATGTGGATTGTACTATACTGATTAAGGTTAAAGGTTAAACAGGAGGCAGAATTAGATGGATTGTGAAATTATAAGCGTGGGTACCGAGTTGCTTTTAGGCCAGATTGCCAACACTGATGCCCAGTATATATCACAGAGATTATCTGAGTTAGGGATAAACGTATACTATCATACGGTCGTGGGAGATAACAAGCAACGTTTGCTGGATGCCTTGGACGTGGCTGTAAAGAGGGCTGATCTCATTATTACTACTGGTGGGCTTGGCCCAACGGTCGATGATCTCACGAAAGAAACAGTGGCCGAATTTCTAGGTTTAGAGCTACAAATGCATGAGCCTAGCTTGCAACATATTAAGGAACATTTTAATCGTACTGGTCGACAAGTAAGCGATAATAATATAAAACAGGCTTTACTGCCGAAAGGAAGCATACCAATACCCAATCCCAACGGTACGGCGCCCGGTGTAATAATAGAGCATGAGAAAGGTATATTTATAGTATTGCCTGGGCCACCTTTGGAACTTCAACCTATGTTTGAAGAGACTGTAGTGCCGTTTTTACAGA encodes:
- a CDS encoding FtsB family cell division protein; the encoded protein is MKKRKKFLRIGLLLLLIGYVSAMLINQQTQFNYIRSQKQQVSEQIAELKEENQRLERQIDLSNTDEYIERVAREQLGMVKDGEVRYLDDSELGK
- a CDS encoding S1 RNA-binding domain-containing protein, coding for MTLQVGNIVDGTVSGITKFGAFIKLPDGSTGLVHISEIADFYVADIKDQLKENDRVRVKVLSIGDDGKIRLSIKKAKQPENVSINNQNKEQALSFEDRLAQFLKDSEERLNDLKQNQEAKQRGGYSRRYV